The nucleotide sequence AAAGCTGGTTCGATGTCCGGGTGGAGTCGGCGCTGGACCGTGGCCTGGAGCTGGGCAAGGGCGCACTCAACTATGTGCTGGAAGACGTCGCCCGCAAAAGCCGCGTGGTGCTGGATGATATCGACGGCCTGCCTGGCAGCATGTTGCCTTCGCGGCTGGAACGGCTGCGCGAACAGCTGGGCTTGCGCGAGCTGGCCATTTTCAACAAGTCGGGGCAGCTGCTGAATTTTGCCAGCAATAATACCCACCAGCTGCCGCAGCAGCCCGCCCGCGATACCTTGCGTGGCCTCAAGCTGCGCCAGGGCAGCAAGAGCATCGAAAATGAGACGGGTGGCCTGACGCTCAAGGTGCTGCTGCCGTATCGCACGCTGGACGGCGACTGGCGCGTGTTGCAGGTGGTGCAGACCGCACCGCAGACCATTGCCCATGATGCCGAGCAGATTGAAACTGCCCGCGCCGAATACCACCAGTTGCTGCTGTCGCGCGATGGCCTGAAAACCTTCTACATGCTGACCCTGGCGCTGGCCTGCCTGCTGGCGCTGACTTCGGCCCTGGCTTTTGCCTTGTTCCTGTCCGAGCGACTGTCCGCACCGCTGTCCGAACTGGCCGCAGGCACCCGTGCCGTGGCCCAGGGTGACTTTTCCAAGCGTCACCCGGTCTATCGCCGCGACGAACTGGGCATGCTCACCACCCTGTTCAACCGCATGACCCAGCAGCTGGAAGAGGCACGCCAGACCGCCAACCAGAACCAGCGGGCACTGGAGAGCGGCAAGCTTTATCTCGAAAGCATACTGGCCAATCTGTCCGCCGGTGTCATTGCACTGGACGAAGGCTGGCAGCTGCGTGCCGCCAATACCAGTGCCGGCCGCATCCTGGGGGTGGACTTTGCCGAGCTGGTCGCCTATCCGGTCAAGCAGTGGTCAACGCTGGTCCCCGCACTGATTCCGCTGGTGGATACCATGCTGCAGCACGGCGAGAACAAGCTGGAAGAAGAATGGCAAACCCAGCTGGATTATGTCACCGGTCAGGGTGCGCGCAGCTTGCTGGTGCGCGGTGCCCGCTTGCCGGAACGCTCCGGAAGCGGTTATGTTGTGGTGTTCGATGATATAACCGAGCTGGGACGGGCGCAGCGCGATGCGGCCTGGGGCGAGGTGGCCAAGCGGCTGGCGCATGAAATCCGCAATCCGCTCACCCCTATCCAGTTGTCGGCCGAGCGTTTGGCGATGAAGTTGACCGCCAAACTGGAGGCGGCAGATGCCGACATGCTCAAACGCTCTACCGACACCATCATCAAGCAGGTGGCGGCGCTGAAGAATATGGTGGATGCGTTTCGCGATTATGCGCGCGCACCACGCATCAAACTCAGTGAACTTGATCTCAATCAGGTAGTACGGGAGGTTGCCACGCTGTACGAATCCAATCCGGCTGTTAAGATTGAACTGGAAGACAGGCCGCTGATGATCATGGGGGATGCCGCACTGCTGCGGCAGGTATTGCACAACCTGATGCAGAACGCACAGGATGCGGTCCTTGACGTTGACATCCCGATGATTCACATTAGCAGCCGACAAGAAGGAAGAAACGCGACCGTCTGCGTGCAGGACAATGGTTCGGGCTTTCCTGCCGAGCTCCTGCCACGCGCGTTCGAGCCCTATGTGACCAGCAAGCCCAAGGGAACGGGGCTGGGACT is from Aquitalea aquatilis and encodes:
- a CDS encoding sensor histidine kinase; its protein translation is MRYAAIALATFGAIMLYLLAVATGNASKLAEYYWWVFGLNSLLLLGLLGVVGRQLLRLRQRVKGRVFGAKLTQRLVMMFAVVALVPGLLVFTISAQFLTRSIESWFDVRVESALDRGLELGKGALNYVLEDVARKSRVVLDDIDGLPGSMLPSRLERLREQLGLRELAIFNKSGQLLNFASNNTHQLPQQPARDTLRGLKLRQGSKSIENETGGLTLKVLLPYRTLDGDWRVLQVVQTAPQTIAHDAEQIETARAEYHQLLLSRDGLKTFYMLTLALACLLALTSALAFALFLSERLSAPLSELAAGTRAVAQGDFSKRHPVYRRDELGMLTTLFNRMTQQLEEARQTANQNQRALESGKLYLESILANLSAGVIALDEGWQLRAANTSAGRILGVDFAELVAYPVKQWSTLVPALIPLVDTMLQHGENKLEEEWQTQLDYVTGQGARSLLVRGARLPERSGSGYVVVFDDITELGRAQRDAAWGEVAKRLAHEIRNPLTPIQLSAERLAMKLTAKLEAADADMLKRSTDTIIKQVAALKNMVDAFRDYARAPRIKLSELDLNQVVREVATLYESNPAVKIELEDRPLMIMGDAALLRQVLHNLMQNAQDAVLDVDIPMIHISSRQEGRNATVCVQDNGSGFPAELLPRAFEPYVTSKPKGTGLGLAVVKKIAEEHHGQVILGNGEQQGARILLTLPLLEA